TCGGATCTGAAAGTCTCTCTGGACTGCCGGATTGTCTTCAGTCTCGACGGTCATGTAGACGGCGGCCAGATACGCAAAGAGCCCCTGCGCAAAGAGCCCGCACCCGACAGCAAAGGCTGTCGTCCACCCCGCGTAAAATCCTGAAATGATCACGCCCTCTTCAACGCGGATATCACCGGTAGCAAGTGCACCGAGGCTGAGGCCGAGGAAGAACGGCGTCAGGAAACTCGCGATGCCGAAGATCGCACTCCACCGTCGATGCACGGCGTCCCGCTGCAAATCGTATTTGCGAAAGACAAAGGTGGTGCCGCGGAGCACAATCCCAATGAGGATCAAAATCATGGGCATGAACAGCGCCGTCATGATCATCCCGAATGCGGGCGGAAACGCTGAGAAGAGAAGGACGATCACAAGAATCAGCCATACATGATTCGCCTCCCACACGGGTCCGATGGCGTCGGCGATCGCGTCTCGTTGCTGCCGCCGATTCGGTCCGAACGCCAGAAGATCCCACATGCCTCCGCCGTAGTCCGCTCCGGCGAAAAGCGCATACAACACGAGCGCTGCGAGCATCACCAGCGCCAGGATCGTTTC
The window above is part of the Rhodothermales bacterium genome. Proteins encoded here:
- a CDS encoding cytochrome d ubiquinol oxidase subunit II encodes the protein MYETILALVMLAALVLYALFAGADYGGGMWDLLAFGPNRRQQRDAIADAIGPVWEANHVWLILVIVLLFSAFPPAFGMIMTALFMPMILILIGIVLRGTTFVFRKYDLQRDAVHRRWSAIFGIASFLTPFFLGLSLGALATGDIRVEEGVIISGFYAGWTTAFAVGCGLFAQGLFAYLAAVYMTVETEDNPAVQRDFQIRSLISAVTLAPAALLVYLLAGDGAPYLFDGLSQWWSPPIGAAVSLLGIGAVVALWVRRFAWARVAAVLQVTLILVGWGLAQFPYVIVPDVTFADAATAPATLRLLTLILGAGTVLLLPAFAYLFYIFKRRRLPADSR